The following coding sequences are from one Microtus pennsylvanicus isolate mMicPen1 chromosome 1, mMicPen1.hap1, whole genome shotgun sequence window:
- the Kcne2 gene encoding potassium voltage-gated channel subfamily E member 2: MTTLANFTQTLEDVFRKVFITYMDNWRKNTTAEEQALQARVDAENFYYVILYLMVMIGMFSFIVVAILVSTVKSKRREHSQDPYHQYIVEDWQEKYKSQILHLEEPKATIHENPGATGFSGSP, encoded by the coding sequence ATGACCACATTAGCCAATTTTACACAAACACTGGAGGATGTCTTCAGAAAGGTTTTCATTACTTATATGGACAACTGGAGGAAGAACACGACAGCCGAAGAACAGGCGCTTCAGGCCAGAGTCGATGCTGAGAACTTCTACTATGTCATCCTGTACCTCATGGTGATGATTGGCATGTTCTCCTTCATTGTGGTGGCCATCCTGGTAAGCACGGTGAAGTCGAAGCGGCGGGAGCATTCCCAGGACCCCTACCACCAGTACATCGTGGAGGACTGGCAAGAGAAGTACAAAAGTCAGATCTTGCATCTGGAAGAACCCAAGGCCACCATTCATGAGAACCCGGGGGCAACAGGGTTCTCAGGGTCGCCCTGA